The following are encoded in a window of Caldicellulosiruptor danielii genomic DNA:
- a CDS encoding secondary thiamine-phosphate synthase enzyme YjbQ has protein sequence MKSYRKELWFEIPTRRGFVNITDTLQKCVDESGIKEGLLLCNAMHITASVFVNDDEPGLHKDFEIWLEKLAPEKPYSQYYHNVGEDNADAHLKRTIMGREVVVAITNGKLDLGPWEQIFYGEFDGKRKKRVLVKIIGE, from the coding sequence ATGAAATCTTACAGGAAGGAACTGTGGTTTGAAATTCCCACAAGACGAGGGTTTGTAAATATAACAGATACACTTCAAAAATGTGTTGATGAAAGTGGAATCAAAGAAGGACTTCTTTTATGCAATGCTATGCATATAACTGCAAGCGTGTTTGTGAACGACGACGAACCAGGTCTTCACAAAGATTTTGAAATCTGGCTTGAAAAACTTGCCCCTGAAAAGCCATACTCTCAATACTATCACAATGTTGGTGAGGACAATGCTGATGCACACCTAAAAAGGACAATCATGGGCAGGGAAGTTGTTGTTGCAATTACAAATGGCAAGCTTGATTTGGGTCCATGGGAGCAAATCTTCTATGGCGAGTTTGATGGCAAGAGAAAGAAAAGAGTGCTTGTTAAGATTATTGGCGAGTAA
- a CDS encoding methyl-accepting chemotaxis protein, producing the protein MSVYAKGYYSKVLSKEEFAKYMAKTKISISTKLTVGVLSLTLWIGPLLLKYITLKVYIDNITKMKLVLISISINVIIAFVLWVINKSILSPVPVLSRLFSRVSEGYLITEDIKYSNDEFGIITYKLIETVKSIKKLIISVKNAVDNSIEIFEVAQKLFSRLEKDSSENAKIIEKQQSDIQRVAASVEEINA; encoded by the coding sequence TTGAGCGTTTATGCAAAAGGCTATTATTCTAAAGTATTATCTAAAGAGGAATTTGCAAAGTATATGGCAAAGACCAAGATTTCTATTTCTACAAAACTGACAGTTGGAGTTTTATCTCTTACTCTTTGGATAGGTCCTCTATTATTAAAATATATTACATTAAAGGTTTATATTGATAATATTACAAAGATGAAACTTGTATTAATAAGTATTTCTATAAACGTAATTATTGCCTTTGTTTTATGGGTGATAAATAAGAGTATTTTATCGCCGGTTCCTGTGCTTTCCAGATTATTTTCAAGAGTATCGGAGGGTTATTTAATTACTGAAGATATTAAATATTCTAATGACGAATTTGGCATCATTACCTACAAATTAATTGAGACTGTAAAGTCAATAAAAAAACTTATAATCAGTGTAAAAAATGCAGTGGATAATTCTATAGAGATATTTGAGGTAGCTCAAAAGCTATTTAGTAGATTAGAGAAGGATTCTTCTGAAAATGCGAAAATAATTGAAAAACAACAATCTGATATACAAAGAGTAGCGGCTTCGGTTGAGGAAATTAATGCTTAG
- a CDS encoding methyl-accepting chemotaxis protein: MLSIEQLAAQAQDLNSLASTVLSTSKNLVDKSELGQTAVEIILKTSENLVERYVQLREGVKQLTQATQNISEVVKFVRQIAEETNLLALNASIEAAKAGESGKGFSVVAYEIRKLAEQTKNSTANISRTISTVNLYSKQFEDQIEVLYHEVEESKKKYTELLGIFINMIEKIKNLNSLIDSLLAHSEEEAASAEEMTSATTEIAESISEISEFSQKIVSSTEHNLDQARELSKQLSILSTSMNEIRKMIGKFKYEF, translated from the coding sequence ATGCTTAGCATTGAGCAATTAGCTGCTCAAGCTCAGGACCTCAATAGTTTGGCGTCCACAGTACTTTCAACTTCTAAAAACTTAGTGGATAAATCAGAGTTAGGTCAAACAGCGGTTGAAATCATCTTAAAAACAAGCGAGAATCTTGTAGAAAGGTATGTTCAGTTGAGAGAAGGGGTAAAGCAATTAACCCAGGCAACTCAGAACATCAGTGAGGTTGTTAAGTTTGTAAGACAAATTGCTGAAGAGACGAATTTGTTAGCCTTGAATGCTTCGATTGAGGCTGCTAAGGCAGGAGAAAGCGGAAAAGGTTTTTCTGTTGTTGCATATGAAATAAGGAAATTAGCTGAACAGACAAAAAATTCAACTGCTAATATAAGTAGAACAATTTCAACTGTGAATTTGTATTCAAAACAATTTGAAGACCAGATAGAAGTTCTTTACCATGAAGTAGAGGAGAGTAAGAAAAAATATACTGAACTTTTAGGAATTTTTATCAATATGATTGAGAAAATAAAGAATTTAAATTCACTTATTGATAGTCTGCTTGCTCATTCTGAAGAAGAAGCAGCTTCTGCAGAAGAAATGACTTCGGCGACAACAGAAATAGCTGAAAGTATATCAGAAATAAGTGAGTTTTCACAAAAGATAGTATCTTCTACAGAGCACAATCTTGATCAAGCGAGGGAATTATCAAAGCAGCTTTCTATTTTATCAACTTCAATGAATGAAATTCGAAAAATGATAGGAAAGTTTAAATATGAGTTCTAA
- a CDS encoding IS256 family transposase encodes MEKDIIFETVKNMAIEQVLNTYCSQDDPNRPALKQLLEHLLNCIMLSERKIYLDKNQNDKGNGFYDRMLSTPVGNLELSVPRTRTSNFRPSVLPEPYKRVDSSYTDLLMSLVANGYSESLLIQTLKSLNLPYSEEEITKIKNDLKNELQLFKQRELPENAFALIIDGYHCEIRDNSKVKQATCYVVLGIDLEGKKDIFGIYTFFGKENKADWMKVFEDLITRGLKKVLIIVSDDFPGIIDAVKIAYPYADHQLCFVHLQRNVKRHMTKEDSSKFNKELERVRLSSSDIDEAVSAFNQLCNEYLPKYPRFLKGLLDKAEYYFAHIKYPEEIRKHIYTTNAVESINSIIEKIRIKSGGYFQSTEILEINIYLQRENFKRGKWKNGVPLIKHHTYEILQLFNLRYELDTQNS; translated from the coding sequence ATGGAAAAAGATATCATTTTTGAAACAGTTAAAAACATGGCGATTGAGCAAGTATTAAATACGTATTGCTCTCAAGACGACCCTAATCGCCCAGCTCTTAAGCAACTATTAGAACATTTGTTAAACTGCATTATGTTATCAGAACGAAAAATCTACCTTGATAAAAACCAGAATGATAAAGGTAATGGCTTTTATGATCGCATGCTTTCCACCCCAGTAGGTAACCTCGAACTTTCAGTACCACGAACAAGAACCAGTAATTTTCGCCCATCTGTCTTGCCTGAGCCATATAAAAGAGTTGATTCATCTTACACCGATTTACTCATGTCTTTGGTTGCTAATGGTTACTCTGAAAGTTTGCTAATCCAAACCCTTAAAAGCCTTAACTTACCTTACTCAGAAGAGGAAATAACTAAAATCAAAAATGACCTTAAAAACGAACTCCAGCTTTTCAAACAAAGAGAACTACCTGAAAATGCATTTGCTCTCATAATTGATGGCTACCATTGTGAAATCAGGGACAACTCAAAAGTCAAACAGGCTACATGCTATGTTGTTCTGGGCATCGATTTAGAAGGCAAAAAAGATATCTTTGGCATTTACACCTTCTTTGGCAAAGAAAATAAAGCTGATTGGATGAAAGTTTTCGAAGATTTAATCACAAGGGGACTAAAAAAAGTTTTAATAATTGTAAGCGATGACTTCCCTGGTATCATAGATGCAGTTAAAATCGCTTATCCTTATGCCGACCATCAATTATGTTTTGTCCACCTACAACGTAACGTAAAACGACATATGACAAAAGAAGATAGCTCAAAATTCAATAAAGAATTAGAGAGAGTAAGATTATCTTCTTCTGATATTGATGAAGCTGTTTCTGCTTTTAACCAACTTTGCAATGAATACCTTCCTAAATATCCTCGCTTTTTAAAAGGACTTTTAGATAAAGCTGAATATTACTTTGCTCATATAAAATATCCTGAGGAAATTAGAAAGCATATTTATACTACTAATGCAGTAGAAAGCATAAATAGCATAATTGAAAAAATAAGAATAAAATCGGGCGGATATTTTCAATCAACAGAAATTCTTGAAATTAATATTTATCTTCAAAGAGAGAACTTTAAGCGAGGTAAATGGAAAAATGGGGTACCTCTTATTAAACACCATACTTACGAAATCTTACAGCTTTTCAATTTACGCTATGAATTGGATACACAAAATTCTTGA
- the metK gene encoding methionine adenosyltransferase has translation MRKLFTSESVTEGHPDKICDQISDAVLDAILEKDPYARVACEVAVTTGLVLVMGEITTKCYVDIPKIARDTIREIGYTRAKYGFDADTCAVITSIDEQSPDIAMGVDKALEAKLGEMTDDEIEAIGAGDQGMMFGFACDETPVLMPMPIYLAHKLARRLAYVRKEGILPYLRPDGKTQVTVEYEDDRPVRVDTIVVSTQHSPEVTHAQIEADVIEHVIKPIIPEGMLDKNTKIYINPTGRFVIGGPQGDSGLTGRKIIVDTYGGYARHGGGAFSGKDPTKVDRSATYAARYVAKNIVAAGLAKKCEVQVSYAIGVARPLSIRVDTFGTGKISDEKIAEIVKRVFDLRPAAIIRDLDLRRPIYKQIAAYGHFGREDLDLPWERTDKVDIILKEAQSI, from the coding sequence ATGAGAAAGCTATTTACGTCAGAGTCTGTAACAGAGGGTCATCCAGACAAGATTTGTGACCAGATTTCAGATGCTGTTTTAGATGCCATTTTAGAAAAGGACCCGTACGCGAGAGTTGCATGTGAGGTTGCAGTTACAACAGGGCTTGTTCTTGTGATGGGTGAGATAACAACAAAATGTTATGTGGACATACCAAAGATAGCACGTGATACAATAAGGGAGATTGGGTATACACGTGCAAAGTACGGGTTTGACGCTGACACATGTGCGGTGATAACATCAATTGATGAGCAGTCACCTGACATTGCGATGGGTGTTGACAAGGCATTAGAGGCAAAGCTTGGTGAGATGACAGATGATGAAATAGAGGCAATTGGTGCTGGCGACCAAGGAATGATGTTTGGGTTTGCGTGTGACGAGACGCCAGTTTTGATGCCAATGCCAATCTATCTTGCGCACAAGCTTGCAAGAAGGCTTGCATATGTCAGAAAAGAGGGTATTTTGCCATATTTGCGACCTGATGGTAAAACACAGGTAACAGTTGAGTATGAAGATGACAGGCCCGTAAGAGTTGATACAATTGTTGTTTCAACTCAACACAGCCCAGAGGTTACACATGCCCAGATAGAAGCAGATGTGATTGAACATGTTATAAAGCCAATTATCCCAGAAGGTATGCTTGACAAGAACACAAAGATATATATAAACCCAACTGGAAGATTTGTTATAGGTGGTCCACAAGGCGACTCAGGCCTTACAGGAAGAAAGATTATTGTTGACACCTACGGTGGGTATGCACGCCATGGTGGTGGAGCATTTTCTGGTAAGGACCCAACAAAGGTTGACAGGTCTGCAACATATGCAGCAAGGTATGTTGCGAAAAACATTGTTGCGGCAGGACTTGCTAAAAAGTGTGAGGTACAAGTTTCATATGCAATAGGTGTTGCAAGACCACTTTCAATCAGGGTTGACACATTTGGCACTGGTAAAATCAGTGACGAGAAGATTGCTGAGATTGTAAAGAGAGTATTTGATTTGCGACCTGCTGCAATAATCAGAGACTTGGACTTGAGACGTCCTATCTACAAACAGATAGCAGCATACGGACATTTTGGGAGAGAAGATTTGGACCTTCCATGGGAGAGAACTGATAAGGTTGATATTATACTTAAAGAAGCTCAAAGCATTTAA
- a CDS encoding TIGR04086 family membrane protein produces the protein MDRKNADVSLYQYIWVIVKSLFMVCLLILVISIFVMYFSMPDKVALFLTLFSMFLGIAFSGYEATAMSPNRKKVAAFLVSVFVTVILFVLSIVFKKGFNVSKYQLFILLFGPIVGIFAGAINSNKAKRPRTKRR, from the coding sequence ATGGACAGAAAGAATGCAGATGTTTCCCTTTATCAATATATATGGGTCATAGTAAAGTCTCTGTTCATGGTATGTTTGCTGATACTTGTTATATCTATTTTTGTGATGTATTTTTCAATGCCAGACAAGGTTGCTCTTTTTCTCACGCTATTTTCTATGTTTTTAGGAATAGCATTTTCTGGGTATGAGGCAACAGCTATGTCACCTAACAGAAAAAAAGTAGCAGCTTTTTTGGTTTCAGTTTTTGTTACAGTTATACTCTTTGTCTTGAGCATCGTATTTAAAAAGGGTTTTAATGTTTCGAAATACCAATTATTTATCCTCCTGTTTGGACCAATTGTAGGGATTTTTGCAGGTGCAATCAATTCAAATAAGGCAAAAAGGCCAAGAACAAAAAGAAGATAA
- the recJ gene encoding single-stranded-DNA-specific exonuclease RecJ, producing the protein MIFQKKRWILKDNNHLENMDIEIDGRKIKPQIIKILNNRGVQKKEEIERFLSPSLKNLHNPFLLPDMEEAVKIINQAILRKSRVLIYGDYDCDGVTSTYLLYSALRNFLPTTYYIPNRFKDGYGLNLEVLKKLQDMFDLLITVDTGISAQNEVKYLKEKGKKVIITDHHEPKEVLPDADAVINPKRKDSIYPFRDLAGVGVAFKLLHALKSSGINLKLSEYLDVVAIGTIADVMPLVDENRIFAKFGLKVLKNTKNVGLQKLIELAGLSTKEELKPYDISFIIGPRLNAAGRISDANLAVSILLEKDIIKAESIAKRLDEENRKRQEIEEKTIKEAQSLISKNKSILKKKIFVLSNDSWHAGVVGIASSKITEKYYRPSLLLTVADQGILKGSGRSIKGFNLFEALRNCAEILLKFGGHEHAAGLSLSADNIEKLDETLNSIAQEYHFMIFKPAIEVDLALSLNEIDDELIDQIFLLEPFGVGNPEPTFLIKNLIVENFRFMGDGNKYYKFFAGNSTKYDVVCFSNLEDEDELISMKKVDIVCKLEKNLFNNVRKNQFNIIDICENVSFGVIKDLYNNLKAIRNCSSNFQRYEVKKGSLQEIEGRRCIFVAFWPHIVLDFLRFLKGEDVEDEFFEFLNMQGRIIQHQSSLKEVYFDDIFATRLDKLNAILDEADLVVALDMSSYQYVKNFYQDADILLIDLDNKFNNFSLQINEECVNVYKTLRSCEFISYNFSGIYESDPFLKVVKLLFIVNMFEEAGLILAEVTHEGIEVKEFYKTQEKVNLKLTKVYSFYKALKSN; encoded by the coding sequence ATGATTTTTCAAAAGAAGAGATGGATTTTGAAAGATAACAACCACCTTGAAAATATGGATATTGAAATTGATGGAAGAAAAATAAAGCCTCAAATTATAAAAATTTTGAACAATAGGGGTGTGCAGAAAAAAGAAGAAATAGAGAGGTTTTTAAGTCCTTCACTGAAAAATCTCCACAATCCATTCCTTTTACCTGATATGGAAGAAGCAGTTAAAATTATAAACCAGGCTATTTTGCGCAAAAGTAGGGTGCTCATATATGGTGATTATGACTGCGACGGAGTAACAAGTACATATCTGCTTTATTCCGCTTTAAGAAATTTCTTGCCAACAACCTATTATATTCCCAATAGATTTAAAGATGGATATGGACTTAATCTTGAGGTTTTAAAGAAACTTCAAGATATGTTTGACTTGCTTATTACTGTTGACACGGGGATTAGCGCACAAAATGAGGTGAAGTATCTCAAAGAAAAAGGGAAAAAGGTTATAATCACAGACCATCATGAACCGAAAGAAGTTTTGCCAGATGCTGATGCTGTTATAAATCCTAAAAGAAAAGATAGCATTTATCCTTTCAGGGATTTGGCAGGTGTTGGGGTGGCGTTTAAGCTTTTACATGCACTCAAAAGCTCCGGAATAAATCTCAAACTTTCTGAATATCTTGATGTTGTTGCGATTGGTACAATTGCAGATGTTATGCCTCTTGTTGATGAAAACAGGATTTTTGCAAAGTTTGGACTAAAGGTTTTGAAGAATACAAAAAATGTTGGACTTCAAAAACTTATAGAATTAGCTGGACTTTCAACAAAAGAGGAGCTAAAACCCTATGATATATCCTTTATAATCGGTCCGAGACTTAACGCCGCTGGACGGATTTCTGATGCCAATTTGGCAGTGTCCATTCTTTTAGAGAAGGATATTATTAAGGCAGAGAGCATTGCAAAAAGGCTTGACGAGGAGAATAGAAAGCGTCAGGAAATAGAAGAAAAGACAATTAAAGAAGCTCAGAGCTTAATTAGCAAAAATAAGAGCATTTTGAAAAAGAAGATATTTGTACTTAGCAATGATTCGTGGCATGCTGGAGTAGTTGGGATAGCTTCTTCAAAGATTACAGAAAAATATTACAGGCCATCGCTTTTGCTAACAGTTGCTGACCAAGGTATTTTAAAAGGTTCTGGGAGGTCGATTAAAGGTTTTAACTTGTTTGAAGCACTCAGAAACTGTGCAGAGATTTTGCTCAAGTTTGGTGGGCATGAACATGCGGCAGGTCTTTCACTTTCTGCTGATAATATTGAAAAACTTGACGAAACTTTAAATTCAATTGCTCAGGAGTACCATTTTATGATATTCAAGCCGGCGATTGAGGTTGACCTTGCGCTCTCTTTGAATGAGATTGATGATGAGCTTATTGACCAAATTTTTCTTTTAGAGCCGTTTGGAGTTGGAAATCCTGAACCCACTTTTTTGATTAAAAATCTAATTGTTGAGAACTTTAGGTTTATGGGTGATGGTAACAAGTACTACAAATTTTTTGCTGGAAACTCAACAAAATATGATGTTGTGTGCTTTTCTAACTTGGAAGATGAAGATGAGCTAATTTCTATGAAAAAGGTTGATATTGTCTGCAAGCTGGAAAAAAATCTTTTTAACAATGTGAGAAAAAATCAGTTCAATATCATTGACATCTGCGAGAATGTTAGTTTTGGAGTTATAAAAGACCTTTACAATAATTTAAAGGCTATAAGAAATTGCAGTTCTAATTTTCAAAGGTATGAAGTAAAAAAAGGCAGTTTGCAGGAGATAGAAGGAAGAAGATGTATATTTGTAGCTTTTTGGCCTCACATTGTTCTTGATTTTTTGAGATTTTTGAAAGGAGAAGATGTTGAAGACGAGTTTTTTGAATTTTTGAATATGCAAGGGAGAATAATTCAGCATCAAAGTAGCCTCAAAGAAGTTTATTTTGATGATATCTTTGCGACAAGGCTTGATAAGTTAAATGCTATTTTGGACGAAGCAGATTTAGTTGTTGCTCTTGATATGTCTTCTTATCAGTATGTCAAAAACTTTTATCAAGATGCTGATATTCTCTTAATTGACCTGGATAACAAATTTAATAATTTTTCGTTACAAATAAATGAAGAATGTGTAAATGTCTATAAAACACTAAGAAGTTGTGAGTTTATATCTTACAATTTTTCGGGTATATATGAATCAGACCCATTTTTAAAAGTTGTAAAGTTGCTGTTTATTGTCAATATGTTTGAAGAGGCAGGGCTTATTTTGGCAGAAGTAACTCACGAGGGAATTGAGGTAAAAGAGTTTTACAAGACACAGGAAAAAGTAAACCTAAAGCTTACCAAAGTGTACAGTTTTTATAAGGCTTTAAAAAGTAATTAA
- a CDS encoding NfeD family protein: MNVGIYDFIWLGIAIAFLIADTFIGFVLFPIYISAFAVFILDLFINNIALEVGIFIILAVSIFLIFKPKIKRFLQNMPRIENKSLVSVGDEFFVEEVSEDGYFGKIKKEGIFYNVSSNEKIQKGDRVRVTRVDGLKIFVEKINK; this comes from the coding sequence TTGAATGTAGGCATTTATGACTTTATATGGCTTGGGATTGCTATTGCATTTTTGATTGCTGACACGTTTATCGGCTTTGTATTGTTCCCGATTTATATCTCAGCCTTTGCTGTTTTTATTCTTGACTTGTTTATCAACAATATTGCACTTGAAGTAGGGATATTTATTATTCTGGCAGTTAGCATTTTCTTGATTTTCAAGCCCAAGATAAAAAGGTTTCTTCAAAATATGCCCAGGATAGAGAATAAAAGTTTAGTCTCTGTAGGTGATGAATTTTTTGTTGAGGAAGTATCTGAGGATGGATATTTTGGTAAGATAAAAAAGGAAGGAATATTTTACAATGTATCAAGTAATGAAAAGATTCAAAAAGGAGACAGAGTCCGGGTTACAAGAGTTGATGGGCTTAAAATCTTTGTTGAAAAGATTAATAAATAA
- a CDS encoding SPFH domain-containing protein, whose protein sequence is MPTIGWVILVVGLFLIFFFSSIKVVRTKYCYVIERIGQFHRVLEPGVHIIIPFIDNVRAKVNMQERILDVPPQDVITKDNVRIKIDSVVFFEVFDAKACTYNIQNYQAAIMYSVLTNLRDVVGNMTLDEIFSSREVINSRLTSVLDQITDNYGVKVKRVEIKDIIPPAEITQAMEKQMKAERDKRAMILEAEGVRESEIAKAEGYKQALIKRAEGEKQQKILQAEGQAQAIEMVAKAQANAIAYVNRAIKESGTDAVVLAMRQIEAAIEIAKNPANKVYIPTDAFKNLGTLIGASELIRTNDNTSFQSSSQ, encoded by the coding sequence ATGCCAACAATTGGATGGGTTATACTTGTTGTCGGGTTATTCTTGATATTTTTCTTCTCGAGTATCAAGGTTGTTCGAACAAAGTATTGTTACGTGATTGAAAGGATTGGTCAATTTCACAGAGTATTGGAACCTGGTGTTCATATTATAATTCCGTTTATTGACAATGTAAGAGCCAAAGTTAATATGCAGGAAAGGATTTTGGATGTTCCGCCACAGGATGTAATTACAAAAGATAATGTCAGGATAAAGATTGACTCTGTTGTATTTTTTGAGGTATTTGACGCAAAAGCATGCACTTACAATATTCAAAATTACCAAGCTGCAATTATGTATTCAGTGCTCACAAATTTAAGAGATGTTGTTGGTAACATGACACTTGACGAGATATTCTCATCAAGAGAGGTAATTAACTCAAGACTCACATCTGTTTTGGACCAGATAACAGATAATTATGGTGTTAAGGTTAAAAGGGTTGAAATAAAAGATATTATTCCGCCAGCAGAAATTACCCAGGCTATGGAAAAGCAGATGAAAGCAGAGAGAGACAAAAGAGCTATGATTTTGGAAGCAGAAGGTGTACGGGAAAGTGAGATTGCAAAAGCAGAAGGGTATAAGCAAGCTCTTATAAAGAGAGCTGAGGGTGAAAAGCAGCAAAAGATTTTGCAGGCAGAAGGTCAGGCTCAGGCAATAGAGATGGTAGCTAAGGCTCAGGCAAATGCTATTGCGTATGTCAACAGAGCAATAAAAGAAAGTGGAACAGATGCGGTTGTCCTTGCGATGAGACAGATTGAGGCTGCAATTGAGATTGCTAAAAATCCAGCAAATAAAGTATATATCCCAACAGATGCGTTCAAAAATCTTGGAACTTTGATTGGTGCGTCTGAGCTAATAAGAACAAATGATAATACGAGCTTTCAATCATCATCACAATAA
- a CDS encoding YlbF family regulator: MRNVYDIAYELATALKESNEFKRFKAAKEKIEKDEKLKQMISDFKKKQVELEQKRLKGEEVTSSDVYSLQQLYQIISLNPDIEEYLAAEMMLAKIIADISKIVADSIELKDEIWGFSENK, from the coding sequence ATGAGGAATGTGTATGATATTGCATATGAACTTGCCACTGCTTTGAAGGAATCAAACGAGTTTAAAAGGTTTAAAGCTGCAAAAGAAAAGATTGAAAAGGATGAAAAGCTAAAACAGATGATTTCTGATTTTAAAAAGAAGCAGGTGGAACTTGAACAGAAACGCCTAAAAGGTGAAGAAGTTACAAGCTCTGACGTGTACTCATTGCAGCAGCTTTATCAGATAATATCTCTAAATCCAGACATAGAGGAGTACCTTGCTGCTGAGATGATGCTGGCAAAGATAATTGCTGATATTTCAAAAATCGTTGCTGACAGTATTGAGCTTAAAGACGAAATTTGGGGATTTAGCGAGAATAAATAA